GTGGAGCAGGGGATGCAGAGGCACCTTTTGAATGGACAGTTCCTCTGGGAGGGTCACAGGCCAGGACTCCCAAGGCAGCTTTGTCTTCCCAGAAGACCCATCCCTGCGAGATGTGTGGTCCAGTCTTGAGAGACATTTTCCACTTGGCTGAGCACCAGGAAACACGACTCAGCCAGAAACTGTTGAGGTGTGGGGCGTGCGTGAAACAGTTTGATTTTAGTGGAGACTTGCACCAGCACCAGGAGCAACACATGGGAGAGAAAACCCTCAGAAGCGGCATAGACAAGGCCCTGTTTGTGAAGAGCTGCAGATTCCATGTGTCGCAGAAGCCATTTACTTGGGGGACGTTTGAAAAGGACTTCCCCGCCATCGTGGGACATCTACAGCAACAGGCCACTCAAAGTGTGGAGAAGCCAAACCCAATCTCCCAGTGCGGGTCAACTTTACAAAGCCAGAAAAGTCATCATGCCTGGGGAGAGTGCAAGAAAACCCTCAGCCCCAAAGACGCACTTGTTCAGGACCAGGGTGTCCACACCGAAAGACAGTGTTTTgtgtgcagtgaatgtgggaaagcaTTCAAGTACAAATCCTCATTTGTTGTGCACCAGAGAGTCCACCCTGCAAAAAGCCTTCATGTGTGTGGTGAATGTGGAAAATCCTTTAGGCGAAGCTCAACCCTCAATCAACATCAAAAAATTCACAATGGGGCAAGGCAGTACAAGTGCAGCAAATGCGGGAAATCCTTAAATCACAAATCTGTGTTTATTCATCCCCACACATGGCGCAGTGGAGAAAACAGTTACGTGTGTAGTGAATGTTCAAAATCTTGTAGCCGTAGCTCAGTGTTCATTCCACATAGGAGAGTTCACACTGAAGAAAGGCCTTACAAGTGTAGCGACTGTGTGAAATCTTTTACTTCTTTGTCCGCGCTCAGTTATCATCAGAGATCTCACACAGGAGAAAGACCTTATGCATGCAGTGACTGTGAGAAATCTTTCATCTCTAGCTCTGACCTCCGTTATCATCAGAGAGTTCATTCTGGAGAAAGGCCTTATGAATGCAGTGACTGTGGGAAATCTTTTATCACTCGTACTGCTCTCCGTTATCATCACAGGGTTCACACTGGAGAGAGACCCTATGGGTGTAACGAATGTGGCAAGTCCTTTACCCGAAAAAACAACCTGATTATACACTTAAGAGTTCACTCAGGAGAACGGCCTTAtgagtgcagtgaatgtgggaagtCTTTTACCTTTAGCTCCAGCCTTCGTTATCATCACAGAGTGCACACTGGAGAAAGACCTTAtgagtgcagtgaatgtgggaaatcttttaACAACAGGTGGACACTCATTCGGCACCAGAGAATTCACACAGGAGAAAAGCCTTATGTGTGCAATAAATGTGGGAAGTCTTTTTCCTGTAGCTCCACCCTCCAGTATCATGAGCGAGGTCATC
This Camelus bactrianus isolate YW-2024 breed Bactrian camel chromosome 9, ASM4877302v1, whole genome shotgun sequence DNA region includes the following protein-coding sequences:
- the LOC105074430 gene encoding uncharacterized protein LOC105074430 isoform X4, which codes for MLENFALISSLGCCCGAGDAEAPFEWTVPLGGSQARTPKAALSSQKTHPCEMCGPVLRDIFHLAEHQETRLSQKLLRCGACVKQFDFSGDLHQHQEQHMGEKTLRSGIDKALFVKSCRFHVSQKPFTWGTFEKDFPAIVGHLQQQATQSVEKPNPISQCGSTLQSQKSHHAWGECKKTLSPKDALVQDQGVHTERQCFVCSECGKAFKYKSSFVVHQRVHPAKSLHVCGECGKSFRRSSTLNQHQKIHNGARQYKCSKCGKSLNHKSVFIHPHTWRSGENSYVCSECSKSCSRSSVFIPHRRVHTEERPYKCSDCVKSFTSLSALSYHQRSHTGERPYACSDCEKSFISSSDLRYHQRVHSGERPYECSDCGKSFITRTALRYHHRVHTGERPYGCNECGKSFTRKNNLIIHLRVHSGERPYECSECGKSFTFSSSLRYHHRVHTGERPYECSECGKSFNNRWTLIRHQRIHTGEKPYVCNKCGKSFSCSSTLQYHERGHLGERPYGCSECGRSFTTSSALRYHQRIHTGERPYECSECGKSFISRSDLHYHQRVHSGERPFECSECGKSFIRRNNLILHQRVHTGERPYKCNECGKSFNNRWTLIQHQRVHTGEKPYVCGECGKSFTSSSTLCYHQRVHAGKRPYECSDCGKSFTSSSTLRYHQRVHTGERPYECGECGKSFTFSASLRYHHRVHTGERPYECNECGKSFKDRSQFNKHRRAHTGERPYECSECGKSFSQKSSLSTHQRIHDRERSYECSACGKSFTSISGLGYHQRVHRGEKPYQCNECGKSFTNSSILIRHQRVHTGERPYVCNECGKSFTSSATLSYHQRVHAGKRPYACNKCGKSFTSSSTLRYHQRVHAGDRPYECSDCGKSFISSSKLRYHQRVHTGERPYVCSECGKSFRDSSQFSQHRRGHTGERPYECRECGKFFMRKSTLSQHQRLHTRERP
- the LOC105074430 gene encoding uncharacterized protein LOC105074430 isoform X2, translating into MHTSTQSHISSRKVPARSHWERSCCCGAGDAEAPFEWTVPLGGSQARTPKAALSSQKTHPCEMCGPVLRDIFHLAEHQETRLSQKLLRCGACVKQFDFSGDLHQHQEQHMGEKTLRSGIDKALFVKSCRFHVSQKPFTWGTFEKDFPAIVGHLQQQATQSVEKPNPISQCGSTLQSQKSHHAWGECKKTLSPKDALVQDQGVHTERQCFVCSECGKAFKYKSSFVVHQRVHPAKSLHVCGECGKSFRRSSTLNQHQKIHNGARQYKCSKCGKSLNHKSVFIHPHTWRSGENSYVCSECSKSCSRSSVFIPHRRVHTEERPYKCSDCVKSFTSLSALSYHQRSHTGERPYACSDCEKSFISSSDLRYHQRVHSGERPYECSDCGKSFITRTALRYHHRVHTGERPYGCNECGKSFTRKNNLIIHLRVHSGERPYECSECGKSFTFSSSLRYHHRVHTGERPYECSECGKSFNNRWTLIRHQRIHTGEKPYVCNKCGKSFSCSSTLQYHERGHLGERPYGCSECGRSFTTSSALRYHQRIHTGERPYECSECGKSFISRSDLHYHQRVHSGERPFECSECGKSFIRRNNLILHQRVHTGERPYKCNECGKSFNNRWTLIQHQRVHTGEKPYVCGECGKSFTSSSTLCYHQRVHAGKRPYECSDCGKSFTSSSTLRYHQRVHTGERPYECGECGKSFTFSASLRYHHRVHTGERPYECNECGKSFKDRSQFNKHRRAHTGERPYECSECGKSFSQKSSLSTHQRIHDRERSYECSACGKSFTSISGLGYHQRVHRGEKPYQCNECGKSFTNSSILIRHQRVHTGERPYVCNECGKSFTSSATLSYHQRVHAGKRPYACNKCGKSFTSSSTLRYHQRVHAGDRPYECSDCGKSFISSSKLRYHQRVHTGERPYVCSECGKSFRDSSQFSQHRRGHTGERPYECRECGKFFMRKSTLSQHQRLHTRERP
- the LOC105074430 gene encoding uncharacterized protein LOC105074430 isoform X3, whose amino-acid sequence is MVITYLDHELIFRALLQGCCCGAGDAEAPFEWTVPLGGSQARTPKAALSSQKTHPCEMCGPVLRDIFHLAEHQETRLSQKLLRCGACVKQFDFSGDLHQHQEQHMGEKTLRSGIDKALFVKSCRFHVSQKPFTWGTFEKDFPAIVGHLQQQATQSVEKPNPISQCGSTLQSQKSHHAWGECKKTLSPKDALVQDQGVHTERQCFVCSECGKAFKYKSSFVVHQRVHPAKSLHVCGECGKSFRRSSTLNQHQKIHNGARQYKCSKCGKSLNHKSVFIHPHTWRSGENSYVCSECSKSCSRSSVFIPHRRVHTEERPYKCSDCVKSFTSLSALSYHQRSHTGERPYACSDCEKSFISSSDLRYHQRVHSGERPYECSDCGKSFITRTALRYHHRVHTGERPYGCNECGKSFTRKNNLIIHLRVHSGERPYECSECGKSFTFSSSLRYHHRVHTGERPYECSECGKSFNNRWTLIRHQRIHTGEKPYVCNKCGKSFSCSSTLQYHERGHLGERPYGCSECGRSFTTSSALRYHQRIHTGERPYECSECGKSFISRSDLHYHQRVHSGERPFECSECGKSFIRRNNLILHQRVHTGERPYKCNECGKSFNNRWTLIQHQRVHTGEKPYVCGECGKSFTSSSTLCYHQRVHAGKRPYECSDCGKSFTSSSTLRYHQRVHTGERPYECGECGKSFTFSASLRYHHRVHTGERPYECNECGKSFKDRSQFNKHRRAHTGERPYECSECGKSFSQKSSLSTHQRIHDRERSYECSACGKSFTSISGLGYHQRVHRGEKPYQCNECGKSFTNSSILIRHQRVHTGERPYVCNECGKSFTSSATLSYHQRVHAGKRPYACNKCGKSFTSSSTLRYHQRVHAGDRPYECSDCGKSFISSSKLRYHQRVHTGERPYVCSECGKSFRDSSQFSQHRRGHTGERPYECRECGKFFMRKSTLSQHQRLHTRERP